The Nodosilinea sp. E11 DNA window AGCCTGTGCTTGACATGCATAGAAAAAAGCTTTGATATAAAGCTCCAGCTCATTGGTAGCTTTCCATAATGAAATAAAGTACAAGCAAGCTTTTGAACTTTCCTCACGATATTTTTCTTCATTGACCTTTAAAGAACGTCTAGCTTCCTGTTCAATGAACGGATGTATCTCATAAAAGATTTGATCATTGACAGTATAGAAACTGATAAGGTTTTTGCTTCTAAGGGATAAGATAATTCCTTCTTTCAAATCATCCCGCATAGAATCCATCATAGTTTTCATTTGACTATGAGTGACTGGAAATATCTGAGTTGCGCGCAAAGATAGTCTTTGTAAAATAGTTTTTTCACCATCATTAATCAATCCAAAAATACTAGAAAGGCGGTTTTCAATGTCTTTTTCGGACATTTCCAAAATTGAGTCGCCAATTCCAAGATTTAGTAAATCACTTAGGAATGCCTTAATGGGCTGATGCTTATGAGCTATCACTCCTGCTAGTAAACGAATAGAAAGAGGATGACCTTTAGTAGCTGAGTACAGTAACTTTGATGCAGGCAAAAGCTCTGTATGTAGTGACTCTTTGTGTTCCTTATCTTCAGCTAGAAGAGACTCTAAAAGTGCAATTGTTTCAGATTCTCTTAAGCCTTCCTTTAAGTTAATCTCCTCAAAGAGCCCAAACGGAATATCTTTTATCTCAACTCGGCTTATTAATACAATCTTGCTGCAATGCTCTAACTCCGAGAATTTTCTAAAGAAATTTGAGTAGTTTGTATCAATGAATCTACCTAAATTCGGCTGAGACTCCTCGATCATATTTTCAACATTGTCCAGCACCAAAAATGTAGGATGCTTAATTAAGTGATCTAGAAGATAGTTTAAGGAGTTTCTGTTTATTTGCTTTATTCCTTGTGAATCAACTGCATCATTTAATAGTTCTTTAGACAAGGATTCAGTTAATAATTCACATGCATTTACACCTTCAGAGCGAGATTCTAAAATCTTCCATAGATATCCTTCAAACCTTGATTTGTCTTGCAAGGTTTTTTGTACGAAATGACTTACGTATGCTGATTTCCCTACACCAGGAATTCCAGTGACAACAATTACTTTTATATTGGATCTAAGAACAAGTTCTTCGAGCCTCTTAAGTTGTTTTTTTCGACTTCTATCTATCCATCCTTGTGTAGTAGGTATCCCCCTTCTAAAAAAACTTAATGTCTTTTCCACTACTTTCTCAGAAGGGATTACTTGTGGCTTTTCTTCAATAGTAGAATCATTTTTCAAGTAGATGTTTTTCAAATCAAGAAGTTGAGCACGTCTGTCCGTTTTTCTTTTAGTTTTGGCCTCAATACCAAATTTATTAGCAATATTACTAACTTGTCGCCTGACGTTAATCTCCGTCGTGCGCCTAATCTCAGCTATCTCTGCATCTTTCTTATCTTCCCAAAGTAATTCGAGCACCTCTTTCTCAGTTTTGGTAAGGCCCTTGCTCTTAGATATTTCTGTAAGGTTCATGATGCTCTCCTAAGCATGCTCAAAAATCACAAAACTGGCTAAAATGTGATTCACAAAACTGCCAGTAATTAGTATAGCTCACATAAATACTATATGTGAATTTCCCTGTAACCGTCCCTCAGGCAGCCTTTTAGGCTAAAGAAATAGGCTCATGGCTGACTGCCTGACCTGGTTGACTGACAAAACTAATCAGCGGCATAGCAGTACGTGTGTATTTTGAACTCGATTCGATAGGTGCGTTGGTCATGCTGTTTCCGAGACGCCATAGCGGGTTCAAGATCGCGGTTATGGATGAAACGGACCTGACGAATGAGTTGCCACCCGTGCTCTAAGGCTGCTTTCACCCAATCACACCTAATGCGAAAATAGCTATTGCCGTGAAACTAATGGGGGTCAAACCAGTGACGTTTGCCAGCCGCGACTACCTCGACCCCTTGGGCGGTGGCATACAGGGTGGCGATCGCCAAGAGGAATCAGAACCGGGAGAGGGCGCAGACAGTTGGAATCTCCGATTTCTGGAGTTTCCAACCGTTGGATTGGTCGTCGAGAAATGCCTCCTTGATATCAGACCGTAAGTCGTATTCCTCGAAGGTGTGCAGGCTGGTCGGTTCATCACTGACGATGGCCCAAAACTCAACATTGACGTCGTTGCGGCCAAAAGCCACATGCACCGGGCCATACTACTCGCCTTTATGGATCTTAACGGTGTGCCAGCAGGGCACCTCCCCCTGCTGAAGGTGAATGTCCTTCAATTGGCACCACCCGTGACCTGATCTTGACTCAAGAAAGTGGACAGGTAATTTAAGCTGCCTGACCTTACCCAGAATCAGGGCTTTCTCCAGATTGGTACCAGCCGCGATACCTCCGAGTTTGCCTGTGATTCGGTGCATCACTGGTGGACTCACCATGGGCGGCAGCAGTATCCCCGCGCCACGGCCTTATTACTGTTGTGCGATTGTGGGGCAGCAATAGTGCTCGCTACTCTATTTTTAAGCAAGACCTGCACGTTCTCGCTACGGCCTTGGGTATCGAGATTCGCCTCGCCCACTATCTGCCCTACACCTCCAAGTATAAGCCGATTGAACATCAGCCGTTTCCCCAGGTGTCATGGGGCTGCCGAGGCATCATTTTTGACGCCCTGGAGACGGTGCGAGACGTCATGGCCAAAGCAGCCACCAAAACCGGGTTAACCGTTGTCACCACCATCATTGACAAAGTCTATCAAAAGGGGCAAACCGCGACTGACGAGTTCAAGCAGGAGATGCCCATTCGCTTTAACGAGTACCTACAGCAATGGAACTACATCGCACAGCCTCAACCCACCTAATTTTGGAAGTTATTAAATTCTCATTCCCTACTCATCTGATAGCCCAAGTGCCCCTGTGGGTGACCTTGCCGCTAGCGACCTGCCAGCGACTAGTCTCAAAGCTCTGTACTGCGTGACTTGAGTTCCTTTATCACCCGTTAAGGTAGC harbors:
- a CDS encoding NB-ARC domain-containing protein, whose translation is MNLTEISKSKGLTKTEKEVLELLWEDKKDAEIAEIRRTTEINVRRQVSNIANKFGIEAKTKRKTDRRAQLLDLKNIYLKNDSTIEEKPQVIPSEKVVEKTLSFFRRGIPTTQGWIDRSRKKQLKRLEELVLRSNIKVIVVTGIPGVGKSAYVSHFVQKTLQDKSRFEGYLWKILESRSEGVNACELLTESLSKELLNDAVDSQGIKQINRNSLNYLLDHLIKHPTFLVLDNVENMIEESQPNLGRFIDTNYSNFFRKFSELEHCSKIVLISRVEIKDIPFGLFEEINLKEGLRESETIALLESLLAEDKEHKESLHTELLPASKLLYSATKGHPLSIRLLAGVIAHKHQPIKAFLSDLLNLGIGDSILEMSEKDIENRLSSIFGLINDGEKTILQRLSLRATQIFPVTHSQMKTMMDSMRDDLKEGIILSLRSKNLISFYTVNDQIFYEIHPFIEQEARRSLKVNEEKYREESSKACLYFISLWKATNELELYIKAFFYACQAQAEKEAVDILTDLLPKLERLNKLSQIDYIVTELEKNFGDLNKFSNKGFNLNRAISIYYYSQGVNYPVIKQLQLWNLEKLSHKSHEDKEHEAQTIFTIGCIEQHLIDYENSFKNLVKALNISRKNFYNDTQFRSLQYLGRLCEQLELFSEALLFYTAALAPLGKENADIIKEGIILYNQARQYAKLEDFTKAREAYEQSYKVAKNNDDKRYQLFSTVGLIELDLLLSKDYSGISNIGSLLEVSKKARDKHVECVTLICVGKCYQKERNYIQAFENFNACLEYAKKQKHYEHVLAANKALESLYLNQDMKNEAKGYLIEAEKIRCRMLESGKNIKSQLITLAKEVNNQIILKESSK